A portion of the Terriglobales bacterium genome contains these proteins:
- a CDS encoding TetR/AcrR family transcriptional regulator, with protein sequence TKAPEATRRKILGAAFAEFYKNGFQGGSLNHIVKVTGTTKGALFHHFSGKQELGYAVVDEIIAPILKQRWLDTLADSTNPIADMKRSFRRFVKEDIKSGSFVQGCPLNNLAQEMSPLDEGFRKRIDKLYNMWRKCYTDAFTDAMKAGKVRKDILPRAVAALVVASQMGIWGTGKSSRSQELMVQAVEALCRYLDSLKP encoded by the coding sequence CGACCAAAGCACCGGAAGCCACGCGACGGAAGATCCTGGGAGCCGCATTTGCGGAGTTCTACAAGAACGGTTTCCAGGGTGGGAGCCTGAATCACATCGTAAAAGTGACAGGGACCACCAAAGGCGCGCTGTTTCATCACTTCTCAGGCAAGCAGGAACTGGGTTACGCAGTAGTGGACGAGATCATTGCGCCGATTCTGAAGCAGCGTTGGCTTGATACCTTAGCGGATTCGACGAACCCAATCGCGGACATGAAACGTTCCTTCCGGCGATTCGTCAAAGAGGACATCAAGAGCGGCTCGTTCGTGCAGGGATGTCCATTAAACAACCTGGCGCAGGAGATGTCGCCGCTGGATGAAGGATTTCGCAAGCGAATCGACAAACTTTATAACATGTGGCGGAAGTGTTATACAGACGCCTTTACGGATGCCATGAAGGCCGGAAAAGTGAGAAAGGACATCTTGCCGCGCGCCGTAGCGGCGCTGGTTGTGGCATCACAGATGGGAATTTGGGGCACAGGCAAGAGTTCGCGGAGCCAGGAGTTGATGGTACAGGCAGTCGAGGCGCTGTGCAGGTATCTAGACAGCTTGAAGCCTTAA